One Paraburkholderia kururiensis DNA window includes the following coding sequences:
- a CDS encoding glycosyltransferase family 2 protein yields the protein MSLAACIVIPIYNHKDAIGGTVANLIPHGLPLFVVDDGSDEPTQAVLAALAQRYAGQLTLLRLPVNGGKGAAVMAGLRAARAAGFTHALQIDADGQHDAADVPRFLEAAHAAPHAVILGRPVYDASVPKSRLYGRYLTHVWVWIETLSFAIRDSMCGFRLYPLDVACDLIDSVKLPTRMDFDIEILVRLHWRRVEFVSIPTAVRYATDGVSHFDVLWDNVRISRSHTRLVAGMLVRSPLLVAHKFMPRRAAQAAGVRTTPWWRMAERGSRLGMALLALGCRTIGPRLTSLWLYPIVAYFLLTGRAARDASTRYFAQLQRFRPNEATPRPGWLTAYRHMLTFAQSGFDKLVAWSGQLDFSNVKFDDAGTLDALLASGRGALVIGSHLGNLEMARALAVRSAQTKVTAIVYTEHARRFNSVLAAAHHDFAQHLVEVNDFGPETALMMQERIERGELLVIVGDRTPAREAGRTTHVPFLGASAPFAQGPYVLAHALACPVYLFFCLKERGAYRLYFEPFAERIELPRRERARHLAIWAQRYAARLEHYCCKAPYQWFNFYDFWARPSGGANGRT from the coding sequence ATGAGCCTCGCTGCCTGTATCGTCATCCCGATCTACAACCACAAGGACGCGATTGGCGGAACCGTCGCCAACCTGATTCCGCACGGGCTGCCGCTCTTCGTTGTCGATGACGGCAGCGACGAGCCTACCCAGGCCGTGCTCGCCGCGCTCGCGCAGCGTTACGCGGGCCAGCTCACGCTGCTGCGCCTGCCCGTGAACGGCGGCAAGGGTGCGGCCGTGATGGCCGGTCTGCGTGCCGCGCGTGCAGCCGGCTTCACGCACGCACTGCAGATCGACGCCGACGGGCAGCACGACGCAGCCGACGTGCCGCGCTTTCTCGAAGCCGCGCACGCGGCGCCGCACGCGGTGATCCTGGGCCGCCCCGTCTACGATGCGAGCGTGCCGAAATCGCGTCTCTACGGGCGTTATCTCACGCACGTCTGGGTCTGGATCGAAACGCTGTCGTTCGCCATTCGCGACTCGATGTGCGGCTTCCGCCTGTATCCGCTCGACGTGGCGTGTGACCTGATCGACAGCGTGAAGCTGCCCACGCGCATGGACTTCGACATCGAGATCCTCGTGCGGCTCCATTGGCGGCGCGTCGAATTCGTCTCGATTCCCACCGCGGTTCGATACGCGACGGACGGCGTCTCGCATTTCGACGTGCTGTGGGACAACGTGCGCATCAGCCGCAGTCACACGCGACTCGTCGCGGGCATGCTGGTGCGCTCGCCGCTGCTCGTCGCACACAAGTTCATGCCGCGCCGCGCAGCGCAAGCGGCGGGCGTTCGCACGACGCCGTGGTGGCGCATGGCCGAGCGCGGCAGCCGCCTCGGCATGGCACTGCTCGCGCTGGGGTGCCGTACGATCGGGCCGCGCCTCACGTCGCTGTGGCTGTACCCGATCGTCGCGTATTTCCTGCTGACGGGGCGCGCCGCGCGCGACGCCTCCACGCGCTACTTCGCGCAACTCCAGCGCTTCAGGCCGAACGAGGCCACGCCGCGGCCAGGCTGGCTCACCGCGTATCGCCACATGCTCACGTTCGCGCAATCGGGCTTCGACAAGCTCGTCGCGTGGTCCGGTCAGCTCGACTTCTCCAACGTGAAGTTCGACGATGCCGGCACGCTCGACGCCTTGCTTGCCAGCGGGCGCGGCGCGCTCGTCATCGGCTCGCATCTCGGCAATCTGGAGATGGCGCGCGCGCTCGCCGTGCGCAGCGCCCAGACCAAAGTGACGGCGATCGTCTACACCGAACACGCACGCCGCTTCAACAGCGTGCTGGCCGCCGCGCATCACGACTTCGCGCAGCATCTCGTCGAGGTCAACGACTTCGGGCCCGAGACCGCGCTGATGATGCAGGAGCGCATCGAGCGCGGCGAGTTGCTCGTGATCGTGGGCGACCGTACGCCGGCGCGCGAAGCGGGGCGGACCACGCACGTGCCGTTCCTCGGTGCGAGCGCGCCGTTTGCGCAGGGGCCGTACGTGCTCGCGCATGCGCTGGCGTGCCCCGTCTATCTGTTCTTCTGCCTCAAGGAACGCGGGGCTTACCGGCTCTATTTCGAGCCGTTCGCCGAGCGCATCGAACTGCCGCGACGCGAGCGCGCCCGGCATCTGGCCATCTGGGCCCAGCGTTATGCCGCGCGTCTCGAACACTATTGCTGCAAGGCGCCTTATCAATGGTTCAATTTCTACGACTTCTGGGCGCGCCCCAGCGGAGGCGCGAATGGCCGAACATGA
- a CDS encoding HAL/PAL/TAL family ammonia-lyase translates to MAEHDLNGAVADTPGMTAQRVVIGGRRLTIEDVVAVAHRRAAVSLNSDPAWRARIQRGADFLRQHLASGATVYGVNTGYGDACVVEVPMHLVEALPLQLTRYHGCGMGDYLDNEETLAVIAARLNSLAYGFSGVRPVLLERVADLINHRVLPRIPSEGSVGASGDLTPLSYVAAALVGERDVMFRGALCSAREAWRALGHEPLTLAPKEGLALMNGTAVMTGLACLAFARAAQLARLAASLTALSTVALDGRAAHFDALIFEAKPHAGQAEAAAWIRADLAGRTDTPGHRLQDRYSIRCAPHVIGVACDALSWVRRDVENELNSANDNPLVDPDSGRVLHGGNFYGGHIAFAMDSLKTAVANLADLMDRQLALLVDDKFNNGLPRNLTGAAPARAPINHGFKAVQISSSAWTAEALKHTMPASVFSRSTEAHNQDKVSMGTIAARDCLRVLQLTEQVAAAHTLATVQAVQLRLKLNGATMIPVPLQRFMSTVAGMSAFVDEDRPLEPDLRAVTASIAAGGLMAPTDGAAA, encoded by the coding sequence ATGGCCGAACATGACTTGAACGGTGCGGTGGCTGATACGCCGGGCATGACCGCGCAGCGCGTCGTGATAGGCGGCCGTCGGCTCACCATCGAAGACGTGGTGGCCGTGGCGCATCGGCGTGCCGCGGTGTCTTTGAACAGCGATCCCGCCTGGCGCGCCCGCATCCAGCGCGGCGCGGACTTTCTGCGGCAGCACCTGGCCTCGGGCGCGACGGTCTATGGCGTCAACACGGGCTATGGCGACGCGTGCGTCGTCGAGGTACCCATGCATCTGGTCGAAGCCTTGCCGTTGCAGCTCACGCGCTATCACGGCTGCGGCATGGGCGATTATCTGGACAACGAAGAAACACTCGCCGTCATCGCCGCGCGACTCAATTCGCTTGCTTACGGATTCTCCGGCGTGCGGCCCGTGCTGCTGGAACGCGTGGCCGACCTGATCAACCATCGCGTGCTGCCGCGCATTCCGTCAGAAGGGTCCGTGGGGGCGAGCGGCGACCTCACGCCGCTCTCGTATGTGGCAGCCGCGCTGGTGGGCGAGCGCGATGTGATGTTTCGCGGCGCGTTGTGCTCCGCGCGCGAAGCCTGGCGCGCGCTCGGACACGAGCCGCTGACGCTCGCGCCGAAGGAAGGTCTTGCGCTGATGAACGGCACGGCCGTGATGACGGGTCTCGCGTGTCTCGCATTCGCGCGTGCGGCGCAGCTGGCGCGCCTCGCGGCCTCATTGACGGCGCTGTCCACGGTCGCGCTCGACGGTCGGGCCGCGCATTTCGATGCGTTGATCTTCGAGGCAAAGCCTCATGCCGGCCAGGCCGAAGCCGCCGCCTGGATTCGCGCCGATCTGGCGGGCCGTACCGATACGCCGGGCCATCGTTTGCAGGATCGCTATTCGATCCGCTGCGCGCCGCACGTGATCGGCGTGGCCTGCGACGCGCTCAGCTGGGTGCGCCGCGACGTCGAGAACGAACTGAACAGCGCGAACGACAACCCGCTCGTGGATCCCGACAGCGGCCGCGTACTGCACGGCGGCAACTTCTACGGCGGCCACATTGCCTTCGCCATGGATTCGCTGAAGACCGCCGTGGCCAATCTTGCCGATCTGATGGACCGGCAGCTGGCGCTGCTCGTCGACGACAAGTTCAACAACGGCCTGCCGCGCAACCTCACAGGCGCCGCGCCCGCGCGCGCGCCCATCAACCACGGCTTCAAGGCGGTGCAGATTTCGTCGTCTGCCTGGACGGCGGAGGCGCTCAAGCACACCATGCCCGCGAGCGTGTTCTCGCGCTCGACGGAAGCGCACAACCAGGACAAAGTGAGCATGGGCACGATTGCCGCGCGCGACTGCCTGCGCGTCCTGCAACTCACCGAACAGGTCGCGGCGGCGCATACGCTCGCAACGGTGCAGGCCGTGCAGCTACGCCTGAAGCTCAACGGCGCAACGATGATCCCCGTGCCGCTGCAACGCTTCATGAGCACAGTGGCGGGCATGTCGGCTTTCGTCGACGAAGACCGTCCGCTCGAACCCGACCTGCGCGCCGTGACGGCGAGCATCGCGGCGGGCGGCTTGATGGCCCCTACGGATGGAGCCGCGGCATGA
- a CDS encoding acyl-CoA thioesterase, translated as MSGTRAVLSASANVEVPFHDVDAMNVCWHGHYLKYFEIGRAALLRKFDYDYREMQASGYLWPVVEVHLKYVRPAVYGQQLEVRAHLLEHENRLKIGYEIVDAGTGERLTKGYTVQVAVHAQTKELQFVSPPVVFEKLERAWER; from the coding sequence ATGAGCGGCACGCGCGCGGTTCTGAGCGCAAGCGCCAACGTCGAAGTGCCGTTCCACGACGTCGACGCCATGAACGTGTGCTGGCACGGCCACTACCTCAAGTACTTCGAGATAGGCCGAGCCGCGCTGCTGCGCAAGTTCGACTACGACTACCGCGAAATGCAGGCGTCGGGCTATTTGTGGCCGGTGGTCGAGGTTCATCTGAAGTACGTGCGGCCCGCGGTCTACGGTCAGCAACTGGAAGTGCGGGCGCACCTGCTCGAACACGAAAACCGGTTGAAGATCGGCTACGAGATCGTCGATGCCGGCACGGGCGAGCGGCTCACGAAGGGCTACACGGTTCAGGTCGCGGTGCATGCGCAGACGAAGGAATTGCAATTCGTCTCGCCGCCCGTCGTATTCGAGAAGCTGGAGCGGGCATGGGAACGCTGA
- a CDS encoding outer membrane lipoprotein carrier protein LolA, whose protein sequence is MGTLKLRVRAVVALVALHVVASQAGATGTSAQNATGTAASAPSSASNDMALVSQIAAHLAKAKGVRTRFTQTQTLAAMKAPLVSTGSLLFFRERGAIWHIDTPYKATWVMTDAGIVSVDAAGTQTASRSAQGARAAGGISKMMRAMLAGDLSALYSQFDVEATGTPARWQMRLVPNQPQIAQSIASLQMSGGDYLRTLRIAHANGDVTQLDFEGSAAVSELTPAEHALFGAR, encoded by the coding sequence ATGGGAACGCTGAAGTTGCGCGTGCGTGCCGTCGTGGCGCTGGTCGCGCTGCACGTGGTCGCGAGTCAGGCCGGGGCGACCGGCACATCCGCTCAAAATGCCACCGGAACCGCTGCCTCCGCGCCGTCATCCGCTTCGAACGACATGGCGCTCGTCTCGCAGATCGCGGCGCATCTCGCGAAAGCGAAGGGCGTTCGCACGCGTTTCACGCAGACGCAGACGCTCGCGGCGATGAAAGCGCCCCTCGTCAGCACGGGCTCGCTGCTGTTCTTCCGCGAACGCGGCGCGATCTGGCACATCGACACGCCCTATAAGGCCACATGGGTCATGACCGACGCCGGCATCGTCAGCGTGGATGCTGCGGGTACGCAGACGGCGAGCCGCAGTGCGCAGGGCGCCCGTGCCGCAGGCGGCATCTCGAAGATGATGCGCGCGATGCTGGCGGGCGACCTGAGCGCGCTCTATTCGCAGTTCGATGTCGAGGCAACGGGCACGCCCGCACGCTGGCAGATGCGGCTCGTGCCGAATCAGCCGCAGATCGCGCAGTCCATCGCCTCGTTGCAGATGAGCGGCGGCGACTATCTGCGCACGCTGCGCATCGCGCACGCGAACGGCGACGTCACGCAGCTCGATTTCGAGGGCAGCGCAGCGGTGAGCGAACTCACGCCCGCCGAACACGCGCTGTTCGGGGCCCGCTAG
- a CDS encoding MMPL family transporter yields the protein MEAHRTFAVSRTWWLRAAWLVLALAAALYCAWRFAGPSPLQTNLLALLPATEADPVAEEAVDRLAGALGNRAVFVVSSDDAVHARAAARQLGATLAASGAFASVTAQLPPFDLSRIARFYLPYRFNLLTPADRRSLAGGATTLHDALLQRLYGLPAAGLAAPLADDPFGWLQHWLGSLPLATSNLTIEDGLLVSHRGSSTGVLVVATLRGSAYETDVQRAVLAAVTQSEARLKTTFPDVTLARTGAVFYAEAARRASEREMHAIGIGSLVGIALLMLWVFRSPRLIVLGFVSTALGILCALATTLLVFGKLHLLTLVFGASLIGEAVDYSIQYFVVYLGAGQAWEPRRGAREVAPALMVALATSLLGYAILTFAPFPALKQIACFAMAGIAIAFASVLWLLPSLLVRPARRAPRTLFTVAASMLTKWQALLVGRRTLRVWIVAALVTLVAVPGWLKLASDDDIHLLIQRDPSLVAQERIVTEAVGVDNSSQFFVVRGESPERVLERAEALATKLGALTDASGTPGTPLVSGWQSVASFVPSEKQQQADRALIAAHVFQDPAALRAMLAEAGFRDEVTNTWLAAYAQSSAAALHIDAWLAEPWSQPFRHLWLGRSKSTPDAFAAVVIPQGVAAANEAVLAATAHAVPGVSFVDKAASVSRLFGAWRVDSAIWLAGALLLVFVLLMLRYGVRGGIATGLPVLIAIGVTLAVFGYVHVRFTLFNSLALMLVLGVGANYAVFLREGAVRAPAQLGAVWTGVLLSAATTLLSFGLLGMSSMPALKSFGATLSLGIMVSVLLAPLGIPATQRRAT from the coding sequence GTGGAGGCGCATCGCACGTTCGCCGTCTCCCGGACGTGGTGGCTGCGTGCCGCGTGGCTCGTGCTCGCGCTGGCGGCGGCGCTCTATTGCGCGTGGCGCTTTGCGGGACCCTCGCCGCTGCAAACGAATCTGCTGGCGTTGCTGCCCGCAACGGAGGCCGACCCCGTCGCCGAAGAGGCCGTGGATCGCCTCGCCGGCGCGCTCGGCAATCGTGCCGTCTTCGTGGTGTCGAGCGATGACGCGGTCCACGCCAGGGCGGCCGCGCGGCAACTCGGCGCAACGCTTGCGGCGAGCGGCGCGTTCGCATCGGTGACGGCGCAACTGCCGCCGTTCGACCTCTCGCGCATCGCGCGTTTCTATTTGCCGTATCGCTTCAATCTGCTCACGCCCGCGGATCGCCGCAGCCTCGCCGGTGGCGCGACCACGCTGCACGATGCACTGCTGCAACGCCTCTACGGCCTGCCGGCCGCGGGGCTCGCTGCACCGCTCGCGGATGACCCGTTCGGCTGGCTCCAGCACTGGCTGGGCAGCCTGCCGCTTGCCACCTCGAACCTCACGATCGAAGACGGGCTGCTGGTCTCGCATCGCGGGTCCTCTACCGGTGTGCTGGTCGTGGCGACGCTGCGCGGCTCGGCCTACGAGACAGACGTCCAGCGCGCGGTGCTCGCCGCTGTGACGCAGAGCGAAGCACGGCTCAAGACCACGTTCCCCGACGTCACGCTCGCGCGCACGGGCGCCGTGTTCTACGCCGAGGCAGCGCGCCGGGCCTCGGAACGGGAGATGCACGCCATCGGCATCGGCTCGCTGGTCGGCATCGCGCTGTTGATGTTGTGGGTCTTCCGCTCGCCGCGGCTCATCGTGCTGGGCTTCGTTTCCACGGCGCTCGGCATTCTGTGCGCGCTGGCGACCACCTTGCTCGTGTTCGGCAAGCTGCATCTCCTGACGCTGGTATTCGGCGCGAGCCTGATCGGCGAGGCCGTCGATTATTCGATTCAGTACTTCGTCGTCTACCTCGGTGCCGGGCAGGCGTGGGAGCCGCGGCGCGGCGCGCGCGAGGTGGCGCCGGCGCTCATGGTCGCGCTCGCTACGAGCCTGCTCGGCTACGCGATTCTCACGTTCGCGCCGTTTCCCGCGCTCAAGCAGATCGCGTGTTTCGCGATGGCGGGTATCGCGATCGCGTTCGCGTCGGTGCTGTGGCTGCTGCCGAGCCTGCTCGTGCGGCCCGCGCGGCGTGCGCCGCGCACGCTGTTCACCGTGGCCGCATCGATGTTGACGAAATGGCAGGCGTTGCTCGTGGGCCGGCGCACGTTGCGGGTCTGGATCGTGGCCGCGTTGGTGACGCTCGTCGCCGTGCCCGGCTGGCTCAAGCTTGCCAGCGACGACGACATCCACCTGTTGATTCAGCGCGATCCGTCGCTCGTCGCGCAGGAACGCATCGTGACCGAAGCGGTGGGCGTCGATAACAGCTCGCAATTCTTCGTGGTGCGCGGCGAGTCGCCCGAGCGCGTGCTCGAACGTGCCGAGGCACTCGCGACGAAGCTCGGTGCGCTCACGGACGCATCGGGCACACCAGGCACACCGCTCGTGAGCGGCTGGCAATCGGTCGCGTCGTTCGTGCCGTCCGAAAAGCAGCAGCAGGCGGATCGCGCACTCATCGCCGCGCACGTGTTTCAAGACCCCGCGGCGCTGCGCGCCATGCTCGCCGAAGCCGGCTTTCGCGACGAAGTGACGAACACGTGGCTCGCGGCCTACGCGCAATCGAGCGCGGCGGCGCTGCATATCGACGCGTGGCTCGCCGAACCGTGGTCGCAGCCGTTCCGTCATCTCTGGCTCGGCCGCTCGAAGAGCACGCCGGACGCGTTCGCGGCGGTCGTCATTCCGCAGGGCGTTGCGGCTGCGAACGAAGCGGTGCTGGCGGCCACGGCACACGCGGTGCCGGGCGTGAGCTTCGTCGACAAGGCCGCGAGCGTCTCGCGCCTGTTCGGGGCCTGGCGTGTGGACAGTGCCATCTGGCTCGCCGGCGCGCTGCTGCTGGTTTTCGTGCTGCTGATGCTGCGCTACGGCGTGCGCGGCGGCATCGCCACGGGGCTGCCGGTGCTGATCGCGATCGGCGTGACGCTTGCGGTATTCGGCTATGTCCACGTGCGCTTCACGCTTTTCAACTCGCTCGCGCTGATGCTGGTGCTCGGCGTGGGCGCGAACTACGCGGTATTCCTGCGCGAAGGGGCCGTGCGTGCGCCCGCACAGCTCGGCGCGGTCTGGACCGGCGTGCTGCTTTCCGCGGCCACCACGTTGCTGTCGTTCGGTCTGCTCGGCATGAGTTCGATGCCGGCGCTCAAGAGCTTCGGCGCAACGTTGTCGCTCGGCATCATGGTGTCCGTGCTGCTCGCGCCGCTCGGTATCCCTGCTACTCAACGGAGGGCCACGTGA
- a CDS encoding beta-ketoacyl-[acyl-carrier-protein] synthase family protein, with product MNAPVYLHALGMINALGNDVDAIVASLANGRAPGMGPIDTRIGTMFAGSVTAPLDLAPPAALAAYDCRNNRLLLAALAQIAPAVDAARERYGAQRIGVVLGTSTSGIGAAEAALRERSVTGAMPSAFDYRQMEIGTAAPFAAAALGLRGPAFTISTACTSSAKAFVSARRLLRLKLCDAVVVGGVDSLCELTLQGFASLDSTSPVRMNPMSAQRRGINVGEGAAVFLMSRDEGPVRLAGAGESSDAHHISAPDPQGVGGELALRAALGDAGIAPSAVGYVNLHATATVKNDEMEAHLMARVFPQGVAASGTKPLTGHLLGAAGATELGFASLTLARDDVALPRHVWDGEADPALPALDLVEDERRLPRNGNAQYVMSNSFAFGGSNVSLILGR from the coding sequence GTGAACGCGCCTGTCTATCTGCACGCGCTCGGCATGATCAACGCGCTCGGCAACGACGTGGACGCCATCGTCGCGTCGCTGGCCAATGGCCGCGCGCCCGGCATGGGACCCATCGATACGCGCATCGGCACGATGTTCGCCGGCAGCGTGACGGCACCGCTCGATCTCGCACCGCCCGCGGCACTCGCGGCCTACGACTGTCGCAACAACCGTCTGCTGCTCGCTGCGCTCGCGCAGATCGCCCCCGCCGTCGACGCCGCGCGCGAACGTTATGGCGCACAGCGCATCGGCGTGGTGCTCGGCACGAGTACGTCGGGCATTGGCGCGGCCGAAGCGGCGCTGCGCGAGCGTTCCGTGACGGGCGCAATGCCGTCCGCGTTCGACTACCGGCAAATGGAGATCGGCACGGCCGCGCCGTTCGCCGCTGCGGCGCTCGGTTTGCGCGGGCCGGCGTTTACGATCTCGACGGCGTGCACGTCGAGCGCGAAGGCGTTCGTGTCGGCGCGCCGCCTGCTGCGGCTCAAGCTGTGCGACGCGGTGGTGGTGGGCGGCGTGGATTCGCTGTGCGAGTTGACGCTGCAAGGCTTCGCCTCGCTCGATTCGACGAGCCCGGTGCGCATGAACCCGATGAGCGCGCAGCGCCGCGGCATCAACGTCGGCGAAGGCGCGGCGGTGTTCCTGATGAGCCGCGACGAGGGGCCGGTACGGCTCGCGGGCGCAGGCGAATCGAGCGACGCGCATCACATCTCGGCGCCCGATCCGCAGGGCGTGGGGGGCGAACTCGCGCTGCGCGCGGCACTTGGCGATGCAGGCATCGCGCCGTCCGCGGTGGGCTACGTGAACCTGCACGCGACGGCCACCGTCAAGAACGACGAGATGGAAGCGCATCTGATGGCACGCGTCTTCCCGCAAGGCGTGGCCGCGAGCGGCACGAAGCCGCTCACGGGCCACCTGCTTGGCGCGGCGGGCGCAACCGAACTCGGCTTTGCCTCGCTCACGCTCGCGCGCGACGACGTCGCACTGCCTCGTCACGTGTGGGATGGCGAAGCCGATCCCGCGCTGCCCGCACTCGACCTCGTGGAAGACGAACGCCGTCTGCCGCGCAACGGCAACGCGCAATACGTGATGAGCAATTCGTTTGCGTTCGGCGGCAGCAATGTCAGCCTGATTCTCGGCCGGTGA
- a CDS encoding hotdog family protein, whose product MTLPTSTHALEGDTALPPIEQLVPHRGTMLLLDSVSAFDDESLTAYASVRSDAWYADREGAMPAWIGVELMAQAIAAHVGLLAMRAGENVRPGVLLGTRRYEARMPAFPGGAQLCITIKEVLRSEEGHGAYACTIGHEGALCAEAIVKVYQPRNFQTFIEEAFKP is encoded by the coding sequence ATGACGCTACCCACTTCGACCCATGCCCTCGAGGGCGACACGGCGCTGCCGCCCATCGAGCAGTTGGTGCCGCATCGGGGCACGATGCTGCTGCTCGACTCCGTGAGCGCATTCGACGACGAATCGCTGACGGCATATGCGAGCGTGCGCAGCGACGCGTGGTACGCCGACCGCGAGGGCGCCATGCCCGCGTGGATCGGCGTCGAACTGATGGCGCAGGCCATTGCGGCGCACGTCGGCCTGCTCGCCATGCGCGCCGGCGAAAACGTGCGGCCCGGCGTGCTGCTCGGCACGCGCCGCTACGAGGCACGCATGCCGGCATTTCCGGGCGGCGCGCAGCTGTGCATCACCATCAAGGAAGTGCTGCGCAGCGAGGAAGGCCACGGCGCCTACGCGTGTACGATCGGCCACGAGGGCGCGCTGTGCGCCGAGGCCATCGTCAAGGTCTATCAGCCGCGCAATTTCCAGACTTTTATCGAGGAGGCTTTCAAGCCATGA
- a CDS encoding 3-ketoacyl-ACP reductase FabG2, translating to MSRRVLVTGASRGIGRAIAYQLAADGFAVSVHCRSGRQEAEAVAAGITAQGGTATVLQFDVRDRAACRTVLEADVEAHGAYYGIVCCAGVTRDAAFPALTDEDWDVVIETGLDAFYNVVHPLTMPMVRARKGGRIVTVASVSGVTGNRGQVNYSAAKAGLIGATKALAVELASRNITVNSVAPGLIDTGMLDSVPLDQALKAVPMNRVGEPAEVAAVVSFLMSDAASYVTRQVIGVNGGMV from the coding sequence ATGAGCCGCCGTGTTCTCGTTACCGGCGCAAGCCGCGGCATCGGCCGCGCTATCGCCTATCAGCTCGCCGCGGACGGTTTTGCCGTCTCGGTGCATTGCCGCAGCGGTCGTCAGGAAGCCGAAGCAGTGGCGGCCGGCATCACCGCGCAAGGCGGCACGGCCACCGTGTTGCAGTTCGACGTGCGCGACCGCGCCGCGTGCCGCACCGTGCTCGAAGCCGACGTCGAGGCGCACGGCGCGTACTACGGCATCGTCTGCTGCGCGGGCGTCACGCGCGACGCCGCGTTCCCCGCGCTCACCGACGAAGACTGGGACGTCGTGATCGAAACCGGTCTCGACGCGTTCTACAACGTCGTGCATCCGTTGACGATGCCGATGGTGCGCGCGCGCAAGGGCGGGCGCATCGTCACGGTGGCTTCGGTGTCGGGCGTGACCGGCAACCGCGGACAGGTCAATTACAGCGCCGCGAAGGCGGGCTTGATCGGCGCGACGAAGGCGCTCGCGGTGGAACTCGCGTCGCGCAACATCACGGTCAACAGCGTGGCGCCGGGGCTGATCGACACCGGCATGCTCGACAGCGTGCCGCTCGACCAGGCGCTCAAGGCCGTGCCGATGAACCGCGTCGGTGAGCCTGCCGAGGTGGCGGCGGTGGTGAGCTTCCTGATGTCCGACGCGGCGTCGTACGTGACGCGCCAGGTGATCGGCGTGAACGGCGGGATGGTGTGA
- a CDS encoding beta-ketoacyl-ACP synthase, with the protein MKRVVITGMGGVTALGNAWDEIETALKLGRNAVRRIPAWDYFESLHTRLACPIPELPVPAHYPRKKTRSMGPVSVYAVRASELALADAGLLDDPSIKDGRMGVAYGSSSGSVEPIRAFGKMLDTGSMSDVTSNSYVQMMPHTTAVNVSLFWDLKGRIVPTSCACASGSQAIGYAYETIAYGKQTLMLAGGAEELSGPAVAVFDTLYATSTRNDDPQLTPRPFDVARDGLVVGEGAATLVLEEYEHAVARGARIHAEVVGFGCNSDGAHITQPTADTMALAMQLALRDANLPADAIGYVNAHGTSTDRGDIAESHATAQTFGERMPISSLKSYIGHTLGACGAIEAWWTIEMMKRNTYAPTLNLDNVDPACASLDYIVKAPRSIDTEYVMSNNFAFGGVNTSLVFRRAG; encoded by the coding sequence ATGAAGCGCGTCGTCATTACGGGAATGGGCGGCGTCACGGCGCTCGGCAACGCGTGGGACGAGATCGAAACTGCGTTGAAGCTGGGCCGCAATGCCGTGCGGCGCATTCCGGCCTGGGACTATTTCGAGTCGCTGCATACGCGGCTGGCCTGCCCGATTCCGGAACTGCCGGTGCCCGCGCACTATCCGCGCAAGAAGACGCGCTCGATGGGGCCGGTGTCGGTCTATGCCGTGCGCGCAAGCGAACTGGCGCTGGCCGATGCGGGGCTGCTCGACGATCCCTCGATCAAGGACGGCCGCATGGGCGTGGCCTATGGTTCGTCGTCGGGGTCGGTGGAGCCGATTCGCGCGTTCGGCAAGATGCTCGACACGGGCTCGATGAGCGATGTCACGTCGAACAGCTACGTGCAGATGATGCCGCACACGACCGCCGTGAACGTGAGTCTCTTCTGGGACCTGAAAGGGCGCATCGTGCCCACCTCGTGCGCGTGCGCATCGGGCAGCCAGGCAATCGGCTACGCCTACGAGACGATCGCGTACGGCAAACAGACGCTGATGCTGGCGGGCGGCGCGGAGGAACTCTCGGGGCCTGCCGTGGCCGTGTTCGACACGCTCTACGCGACGAGCACGCGCAACGACGACCCGCAGCTCACGCCGCGTCCGTTCGATGTGGCGCGTGACGGGCTCGTGGTGGGCGAGGGCGCCGCCACGCTCGTGCTCGAAGAGTACGAGCACGCCGTGGCGCGCGGCGCGCGCATTCACGCCGAGGTGGTGGGCTTCGGCTGCAATTCGGACGGCGCGCATATCACGCAGCCCACGGCCGACACCATGGCCCTCGCGATGCAACTCGCGCTGCGCGACGCGAACCTGCCGGCGGACGCCATCGGCTACGTCAACGCGCACGGCACCTCGACCGACCGCGGCGATATCGCCGAAAGCCACGCCACGGCGCAGACCTTCGGCGAGCGCATGCCCATCAGCTCGCTCAAGAGCTATATCGGCCATACGCTGGGTGCGTGCGGCGCCATCGAAGCCTGGTGGACCATCGAGATGATGAAGCGCAACACCTATGCGCCCACGCTCAATCTCGACAACGTGGACCCGGCGTGCGCGAGCCTCGACTACATCGTGAAGGCGCCGCGCAGCATCGACACCGAATACGTGATGAGCAACAACTTCGCATTCGGTGGCGTGAATACGTCGCTCGTGTTCAGGCGCGCCGGATGA